A window of the Microbacterium sp. AZCO genome harbors these coding sequences:
- a CDS encoding NAD-dependent epimerase/dehydratase family protein has product MTRTVLTGGGGFLGWHTRAALHERGDHVTSLAVGDGFDLGQAVQAVSGADLVIHLAGVNRGTEDEIVHGNALFANQLSAAIEAADAPPTRVVFAGSTQSDTGGLYGDAKARASASLSAAAGHVGGDFEEVRLPNLFGEHGRPFYNAVTATFCHLLANGQEPEIAVDRELTLLHAQDAADLLIGAASPGALDKLAARESVSGLLTRLRGIAESYERGEIPDVSTTFERDLFNTYRSYLVDRRPAIPLTRRADARGSFFEIVRAQGGPGQTSFSTTEPGITRGDHYHRRKIERFIVIAGRGLIELRRLFDDAIVRIPVDGDSPVAVDMPTMWSHRITNTSSDILYTCFWTNDIFDPSRPDTIPEAV; this is encoded by the coding sequence GTGACGCGAACCGTCCTGACCGGTGGAGGCGGCTTCCTCGGCTGGCACACCCGCGCCGCGTTGCATGAGCGGGGCGACCATGTCACGTCGCTCGCCGTCGGAGACGGTTTCGATCTCGGGCAGGCTGTCCAGGCGGTCTCGGGCGCGGATCTGGTCATCCATCTCGCCGGGGTGAATCGCGGCACGGAAGATGAGATCGTGCACGGGAACGCACTCTTCGCGAACCAGCTGTCGGCCGCGATAGAGGCGGCCGACGCTCCGCCGACGCGGGTCGTGTTCGCTGGATCGACACAGTCGGATACGGGCGGTCTCTACGGGGACGCGAAGGCGAGGGCGAGCGCGAGCCTCAGCGCGGCTGCTGGCCACGTCGGCGGCGACTTCGAAGAAGTGCGCCTGCCGAATCTCTTCGGCGAGCACGGACGTCCCTTCTACAACGCCGTCACGGCGACCTTCTGCCATCTGCTGGCGAACGGTCAGGAGCCGGAGATCGCCGTCGACCGCGAGCTGACGCTGCTGCACGCTCAGGATGCTGCCGATCTGCTTATCGGCGCAGCCAGTCCCGGCGCACTGGACAAGCTCGCCGCACGCGAGTCGGTCTCGGGGCTTCTGACACGCCTCCGGGGAATCGCCGAGTCCTACGAGCGCGGCGAGATACCCGACGTGTCGACCACGTTCGAGCGCGACCTGTTCAACACCTATCGCTCATACCTCGTCGATCGGCGCCCCGCCATCCCGCTCACGCGCCGCGCCGACGCACGCGGATCCTTTTTCGAGATCGTGCGCGCGCAGGGCGGACCGGGTCAGACGTCGTTCTCGACCACGGAACCCGGCATCACCCGAGGCGACCACTACCACCGACGCAAGATCGAGCGCTTCATCGTCATCGCGGGCAGGGGACTCATCGAACTGCGCCGACTCTTCGACGACGCGATCGTACGCATCCCGGTCGACGGAGACTCACCCGTCGCCGTCGACATGCCCACGATGTGGTCCCATCGGATCACGAACACGAGCTCCGACATCCTCTATACCTGCTTCTGGACGAACGACATCTTCGATCCGTCCCGACCCGACACCATTCCGGAGGCCGTATGA
- a CDS encoding SDR family NAD(P)-dependent oxidoreductase, producing the protein MSDKYSDKQILVTGGTGSFGQTVARKLLAEGAAEVRILSRDEEKQDRMRHDLRDSRARFYVGDIRDLQSVERAMKDIDYVFHAAALKQVPSCEFFPLEAVRTNVLGTENVVRAADAAGVASVVCLSTDKAVYPVNAMGMSKALSEKVAQSHGLNNPHATTIVSAVRYGNVMYSRGSVIPLFIGQLKAGRDLTVTDVGMTRFMMSLAQSVDLVEFAFTNANQGDLFIRKAPACTIGDLAQAVIELFESDARVTVIGTRHAEKRSEALATREELARASDMGDYFRIRADNRDLNYGIYFEDGDPHQNEYADYDSHTVDRMSLDEVKQMLLGLPEVRAELAAAGIRQGTAA; encoded by the coding sequence TTGAGCGACAAGTATTCCGACAAGCAGATCCTGGTAACGGGCGGCACGGGCTCGTTCGGCCAGACAGTCGCCCGCAAACTCCTGGCAGAGGGCGCCGCTGAGGTACGGATCCTGAGCCGTGACGAGGAGAAGCAGGATCGCATGCGGCACGACCTCCGTGATTCGCGCGCCCGCTTCTACGTCGGCGACATCCGCGACCTCCAGAGCGTCGAGCGGGCGATGAAGGACATCGACTACGTGTTCCACGCTGCGGCTCTGAAGCAGGTTCCCTCCTGCGAGTTCTTCCCCTTGGAGGCCGTCCGCACCAATGTGCTCGGCACCGAGAATGTCGTGCGCGCGGCAGACGCCGCGGGCGTGGCATCCGTCGTCTGCCTGTCGACCGACAAAGCCGTCTATCCGGTCAACGCCATGGGCATGAGCAAGGCCCTGTCCGAGAAAGTGGCGCAGTCCCACGGCCTCAACAATCCGCACGCGACGACCATCGTGTCAGCCGTGAGATACGGCAACGTCATGTACTCGCGGGGATCGGTGATCCCCCTCTTCATCGGGCAGCTCAAGGCGGGCCGCGATCTGACGGTGACGGATGTCGGGATGACCCGGTTCATGATGTCGCTCGCGCAATCCGTCGACCTGGTCGAGTTCGCGTTCACCAACGCCAATCAGGGAGACCTCTTCATCCGCAAGGCTCCCGCGTGCACGATCGGTGACCTCGCTCAGGCGGTCATCGAGCTGTTCGAATCCGATGCCCGCGTCACGGTCATCGGCACGCGTCATGCGGAGAAGCGCTCGGAGGCCCTCGCTACTCGGGAGGAGCTCGCACGAGCGAGCGACATGGGCGACTACTTCCGGATCCGCGCTGACAACCGGGACCTCAACTACGGTATCTACTTCGAGGACGGCGATCCTCACCAAAACGAATACGCCGACTACGACTCGCACACGGTCGACCGGATGAGCCTCGACGAGGTCAAGCAGATGCTGCTCGGCCTTCCCGAAGTGCGGGCCGAGCTCGCGGCCGCCGGCATCCGCCAGGGGACGGCGGCGTGA
- a CDS encoding glycosyltransferase family 4 protein: MKIAIVSQYYPPEPVPIPASVAQGLVARGHDVTVVTGVPDYPGGILHEGYRNERREEVHAGIPVLRLPLRLSRPGDPLGRIGNYVSFGRASAAETARIRDVDAVYVYAPQMTAAIGPARWARRRGVPFVLHVQDLWPESITESGLLPRPVGMAASATLRPWLRGIYRDAAVTLAIGPRMARILVDRGVPEDRIRVVFNWAPDEPGPGTANDFPGAANDGTRVIFAGNLGIMQDLETIVRAAERVTDVPGLEIEVIGSGTQQEKLQSTLRDSSARNIRLLPRVSREEMAAVYRRSDYQLVTLKDSPVFAATIPSKLPSSLSRGVPVITAVGGDVSDLVRDSGAGFAARPSDPDSLAEALRRAATLPREAYLRMRTNAHDFYTSAMSMRAGIDTIEDALVTAARTSTSKGRP, translated from the coding sequence ATGAAGATCGCGATCGTCAGCCAGTACTATCCGCCCGAGCCGGTTCCGATCCCGGCTTCGGTGGCGCAGGGCCTCGTGGCACGGGGCCACGACGTCACTGTGGTCACCGGCGTTCCCGACTATCCCGGCGGCATACTTCACGAGGGTTACCGCAACGAGCGACGGGAAGAGGTTCATGCCGGCATCCCCGTTCTTCGACTCCCCCTGCGACTCAGCCGGCCTGGCGATCCGCTCGGGCGCATCGGGAACTATGTGAGCTTCGGTCGCGCCTCCGCCGCCGAGACTGCGCGCATCCGCGACGTCGACGCCGTCTACGTCTACGCCCCTCAAATGACCGCGGCCATCGGGCCCGCGCGGTGGGCACGTCGACGCGGCGTGCCCTTCGTCCTGCATGTTCAGGACCTGTGGCCGGAGTCGATCACCGAATCCGGCCTTCTGCCTCGCCCCGTCGGCATGGCGGCTTCGGCGACGCTGCGGCCATGGCTGCGGGGGATCTACCGGGACGCCGCGGTGACCCTGGCGATCGGTCCCCGCATGGCGCGGATCCTGGTCGACCGCGGTGTGCCTGAGGATCGCATCCGGGTGGTGTTCAACTGGGCACCGGACGAGCCGGGCCCAGGGACAGCGAACGATTTCCCAGGGGCAGCGAACGACGGCACTCGCGTCATCTTCGCCGGCAACCTCGGAATCATGCAGGATCTCGAGACGATCGTGCGCGCGGCGGAGCGCGTCACTGACGTCCCCGGACTAGAGATCGAGGTCATCGGGTCGGGTACGCAGCAGGAGAAGCTCCAGAGCACGCTTCGGGATTCGTCTGCTCGCAACATCCGCTTGCTTCCTCGTGTCTCGCGCGAGGAGATGGCGGCGGTCTACCGGCGATCCGACTACCAGCTGGTGACGCTGAAGGATTCGCCCGTGTTCGCCGCGACAATACCGTCGAAGCTTCCCAGCTCGCTTTCTCGCGGGGTTCCGGTCATCACGGCCGTCGGCGGCGATGTGTCGGACCTGGTCCGCGATTCGGGAGCGGGGTTCGCGGCCCGGCCGAGCGATCCGGACTCGCTCGCCGAAGCTCTCCGGCGGGCCGCAACGCTGCCCCGCGAGGCCTATCTGCGCATGCGGACCAATGCACACGACTTCTATACGAGCGCCATGTCTATGCGCGCGGGCATCGACACCATCGAGGATGCGCTCGTCACAGCCGCGAGAACAAGCACTTCGAAGGGCAGACCTTGA
- a CDS encoding acetyltransferase → MTASQDLVIVGIGGFGRETLDVVEAINEVDETAAFRVLGVIDSAPSPVHLERLTARNVPYLGTEAEWLSTDRPVAYLVGVGSPRARFAIAARFDAAGHTAAVAVHPSATIGSLTTVAPGTIVCAGAQISTNVHLGSHAHVNPNATIGHDSRLEDFVSVNPGAVVSGEVEVGEQSLVGAGAVVLQGLRIGPRSVVGAAACVVRDVPADAIVKGVPAR, encoded by the coding sequence GTGACGGCCTCGCAGGATCTCGTCATCGTCGGAATCGGCGGATTCGGCCGTGAGACGCTCGATGTCGTCGAAGCGATCAACGAAGTCGACGAGACAGCAGCGTTCCGTGTGCTGGGAGTCATCGACAGCGCACCGAGCCCAGTCCATCTCGAGCGTCTCACGGCGCGGAATGTTCCCTACCTCGGGACGGAAGCGGAATGGCTTTCGACCGACCGCCCCGTGGCCTATCTCGTCGGTGTCGGCTCGCCCCGTGCGCGCTTCGCCATCGCCGCTCGGTTCGACGCGGCTGGACACACCGCCGCGGTGGCCGTGCATCCATCGGCGACGATCGGCAGCCTCACCACGGTCGCACCAGGAACGATCGTCTGCGCCGGCGCGCAGATCTCGACGAATGTGCACCTCGGGTCGCACGCGCACGTCAATCCGAATGCGACCATCGGGCACGACTCCAGACTCGAGGACTTCGTCTCCGTCAATCCCGGTGCGGTGGTGTCGGGCGAGGTCGAAGTCGGTGAGCAGTCGCTCGTCGGTGCGGGTGCTGTCGTACTCCAGGGGCTGCGAATCGGTCCGCGGTCCGTTGTCGGTGCTGCCGCCTGTGTCGTGCGAGACGTTCCGGCCGATGCGATCGTGAAGGGCGTTCCGGCGCGATGA
- a CDS encoding sugar transferase, with the protein MISQNARPYDLLKRVLDVLSAILLLIITSPLMLVSAMLVLNDLGRPVLFRQARAGQGGHRFTLLKFRSMRPATESEGSDSDADRLTAVGRLLRATSLDELPSLVNVIRGDMSIVGPRPLLLEYLPRYSAQQARRHEVRPGITGLAQVSGRNNVAWDDRLAADVEYVDKRSLRLDAWILARTARTVLVREGISADGHATSPEFLGSEGGPA; encoded by the coding sequence GTGATCAGTCAGAACGCGCGGCCGTACGACCTCCTCAAGCGGGTACTGGACGTGCTGTCGGCGATCCTCCTCTTGATCATCACGTCGCCTCTGATGCTCGTGTCCGCAATGCTCGTGCTCAACGATCTCGGCCGCCCCGTGCTCTTCCGCCAGGCACGCGCGGGCCAGGGCGGGCATCGATTCACGCTCCTCAAGTTCCGTTCCATGCGTCCTGCGACCGAATCGGAAGGCTCGGATTCCGACGCGGACCGGCTCACCGCTGTCGGACGGCTTCTGCGGGCGACGAGCCTCGACGAGCTTCCGTCTCTGGTCAATGTCATTCGCGGGGATATGAGCATCGTCGGGCCGCGTCCGCTGCTGCTCGAGTACCTTCCGCGATACTCCGCTCAGCAGGCACGCAGGCACGAGGTACGTCCCGGCATCACCGGTCTCGCACAGGTCTCGGGTCGCAACAACGTGGCATGGGACGACCGGCTCGCGGCCGATGTCGAGTACGTCGACAAGCGGTCGCTTCGGCTCGACGCGTGGATTCTCGCGCGGACGGCGCGCACGGTGCTCGTCCGGGAAGGCATCTCGGCAGACGGCCATGCCACTTCGCCTGAATTCCTCGGAAGCGAGGGTGGACCCGCGTGA
- a CDS encoding aminotransferase class I/II-fold pyridoxal phosphate-dependent enzyme, translating to MPDQIYMSAPDVGELEEAFLLDALRSGWIAPLGPDVDAFESEIAARVGTEHAVALSSGTAALHLGLLGLGVKPGDIVITASMTFAATANAIVYAGAEPFFIDSDAETGNISPALLAEALVQLAREGRRAAALVPVDLLGKAADYTALLPLADGVPVLSDAAEAFGAYHQGQPAGSFGDASVLSFNGNKIMTTSGGGMLLTDDAELARRARYLATQARQPAVHYEHVDIGYNYRMSNLLAALGRAQLRRLDDMIARRRALRARYRELFATVPGVEIFGGRNDEADNCWLTSITVDESVAGWSAAELGEHLRGLAIESRPLWKPMHLQPVFAEARSLVDGTAEHLFRTGITLPSGSALGLEQIDRTIDAISGFLGARA from the coding sequence ATGCCTGACCAGATCTATATGTCCGCCCCCGACGTGGGCGAGCTCGAGGAAGCCTTTCTCCTCGACGCACTCCGATCGGGGTGGATCGCTCCGCTCGGACCCGACGTCGACGCCTTCGAGTCGGAGATCGCCGCCCGCGTGGGCACGGAGCACGCCGTGGCGCTCAGCTCTGGGACGGCAGCGCTGCATCTGGGACTGCTCGGACTCGGAGTCAAGCCGGGCGACATCGTCATCACGGCGAGCATGACATTTGCGGCGACGGCCAACGCGATCGTGTACGCCGGAGCAGAGCCGTTTTTCATCGACTCCGACGCGGAGACGGGCAACATCAGCCCCGCACTCCTCGCCGAAGCGCTGGTTCAGCTCGCTCGGGAGGGACGGCGCGCGGCGGCTCTTGTGCCGGTCGACCTCCTCGGCAAGGCAGCCGATTACACGGCTCTGCTTCCCCTCGCCGACGGCGTCCCGGTCCTGTCCGACGCGGCCGAGGCCTTCGGCGCGTATCACCAGGGACAGCCTGCCGGATCCTTCGGCGATGCGTCGGTGCTCTCCTTCAACGGGAACAAGATCATGACGACGTCGGGGGGCGGGATGCTGCTGACCGACGACGCCGAGCTGGCTCGGCGGGCGCGCTACCTCGCGACGCAGGCGCGCCAGCCCGCTGTTCACTACGAGCACGTCGACATCGGCTACAACTACCGCATGAGCAATCTGCTCGCGGCCCTCGGACGCGCCCAGCTGCGCAGGCTCGACGACATGATCGCGCGCCGGCGCGCGCTTCGTGCGCGATACCGGGAGCTGTTCGCAACCGTCCCCGGCGTCGAGATCTTCGGCGGGCGCAATGACGAGGCAGACAACTGCTGGCTCACTTCGATCACCGTGGACGAATCCGTGGCCGGCTGGTCCGCGGCGGAGCTCGGCGAGCACCTGCGCGGCCTCGCGATCGAGTCTCGCCCGCTCTGGAAGCCGATGCACCTGCAGCCGGTCTTCGCGGAGGCGCGCTCGCTCGTCGACGGAACGGCAGAGCACCTTTTCCGCACTGGCATCACGCTCCCGAGCGGCTCGGCCCTCGGGCTGGAGCAGATCGATCGCACGATCGATGCAATCTCCGGCTTCCTCGGGGCGCGCGCGTGA
- a CDS encoding nucleoside-diphosphate sugar epimerase/dehydratase, producing MNFDARTSRRAHAMLTDAGAWCIALTSVVVARYDFDLDSVRWLLFFLTLTATVAVQLGVGSLLNLYSGRHRTGTFAEAVPLFGTVAITGIVIGIPVTILGVSIGVPRSTFLFATPFALIIMAAARYVVRVIEERRMRPAATGERTLILGAGYLGSTLVRRMMTDRESAYYPVGLLDDSPSRKRVWIDGLKVLGTREDIGRVAEKTGATVLVVAIGRVDGEFLRDVTDRASAAGVQVKVFPSLDAILEGQSRLQDLRNISIEDLIGRQAVDMAVEDSARYIHGKRVLVTGAGGSIGAELCRQIAKLGPAELIMLDRDETGLQEAQLGTFGNGLLDTDDVVIASIRDRETLRELFRERRPEVVFHAAALKHLPTLQRYPLEAWKTNVLGTQNVLDAALEVDVECFVNISTDKAANPTSVLGHSKRTAERLTAWAARNSGRRYLSVRFGNVIGSRGSMLPVFTRLIESGGPLTVTHPDVTRYFMTIPEACHLVLQAGAIGTGGEVLILDMGSPVRILDIAQRMIDMSGRDIAIVFTGLREGEKLHEELVGLGEQDRRPIHPKISHTAVPPIEPRTLDATSWLAEVTPAHDEPRLLQTHDGAQNA from the coding sequence GTGAACTTCGATGCTCGCACGTCGAGGCGCGCACACGCGATGCTCACCGACGCTGGGGCCTGGTGCATCGCACTGACCAGCGTCGTCGTCGCTCGCTACGACTTCGACCTCGACAGCGTGCGCTGGCTCCTCTTTTTCCTGACGCTCACGGCGACTGTCGCCGTGCAGCTCGGTGTCGGCAGCCTGCTCAACCTCTATTCGGGGCGCCACCGCACGGGCACCTTCGCCGAGGCCGTGCCGCTCTTCGGGACGGTCGCGATCACCGGCATCGTCATCGGCATCCCTGTCACGATCCTGGGCGTCTCGATCGGCGTCCCCCGCAGCACCTTCCTCTTCGCCACTCCCTTCGCCCTCATCATCATGGCCGCCGCGCGATACGTCGTCCGCGTGATCGAAGAGCGCCGCATGCGCCCCGCCGCGACCGGTGAGCGCACGCTGATTCTCGGCGCCGGCTACCTCGGTTCGACTCTCGTACGACGCATGATGACGGACCGCGAGTCCGCGTACTATCCCGTCGGTCTCCTCGACGACTCCCCCTCGCGCAAGCGGGTGTGGATCGACGGCTTGAAGGTGCTCGGAACGAGAGAAGACATCGGCCGGGTCGCCGAGAAGACGGGCGCGACCGTGCTCGTCGTCGCGATCGGGAGGGTCGACGGCGAATTCCTGCGCGACGTCACTGACCGCGCGAGTGCGGCAGGCGTGCAGGTGAAGGTCTTTCCGTCGCTCGACGCGATTCTCGAGGGGCAGTCGCGTCTGCAGGACCTTCGGAACATCTCGATCGAAGACCTCATCGGGCGACAAGCGGTCGATATGGCCGTCGAAGACAGCGCGCGGTACATCCATGGCAAGCGCGTCCTGGTCACGGGTGCCGGCGGGTCGATCGGCGCGGAGCTGTGCCGTCAGATCGCGAAGCTCGGCCCCGCCGAGCTCATCATGCTGGACCGCGACGAGACCGGTCTTCAAGAGGCCCAGCTCGGCACTTTCGGCAACGGACTTCTCGACACGGATGACGTCGTGATCGCCAGTATCCGCGACCGCGAGACCCTTCGCGAGCTCTTCCGCGAGCGCAGGCCGGAGGTCGTGTTCCACGCGGCTGCCCTCAAGCACCTCCCCACGCTGCAGCGATATCCGCTCGAAGCGTGGAAGACGAACGTCCTCGGCACGCAGAATGTGCTGGATGCCGCGCTCGAAGTCGACGTCGAGTGCTTTGTGAACATCTCGACCGACAAAGCCGCGAATCCGACGAGCGTCCTCGGGCATTCGAAGCGGACAGCCGAGCGACTGACCGCGTGGGCGGCGAGGAACAGCGGCCGCCGGTACCTCTCTGTGCGCTTCGGCAACGTCATCGGAAGCCGCGGCTCAATGCTTCCCGTCTTCACGCGTCTCATCGAGTCGGGTGGTCCGCTCACTGTGACGCACCCCGATGTCACCCGCTACTTCATGACGATTCCGGAGGCGTGTCACCTCGTGCTCCAGGCGGGCGCCATCGGCACCGGCGGCGAGGTGCTCATCCTCGACATGGGCAGCCCGGTCCGCATCCTCGACATCGCTCAGCGCATGATCGACATGTCGGGTCGCGACATCGCGATCGTCTTCACCGGACTCCGGGAGGGCGAGAAGCTGCACGAAGAGCTCGTCGGCCTCGGGGAGCAGGATCGCCGCCCTATCCACCCGAAGATCTCGCACACCGCCGTGCCACCCATCGAACCTCGCACCCTCGACGCCACTTCGTGGCTGGCCGAGGTCACGCCCGCGCACGACGAGCCTCGCCTGCTCCAAACCCACGACGGTGCCCAGAATGCCTGA